A stretch of Actinomycetota bacterium DNA encodes these proteins:
- a CDS encoding methyltransferase domain-containing protein, producing the protein MPIIDFYGAHDRAMFALERKAMDPAMRVTDAHDRALPERGLVLDVGAGDGFSADRLTTRSRRVMPMKQAVGMIRKEQDLPWVRGDAELLPFRDGSFAGAYATWAFEFETYEEADRLLGFYFGDRGRNTGKLRFAFRVGLYFNRSRGSGR; encoded by the coding sequence GTGCCGATCATCGACTTCTATGGCGCGCACGATCGGGCGATGTTCGCTCTCGAACGCAAGGCGATGGATCCGGCGATGCGGGTCACCGACGCGCACGATCGCGCGCTCCCCGAACGTGGTCTCGTCCTCGACGTCGGCGCGGGCGACGGGTTCTCGGCTGATCGGTTGACGACGCGTTCGCGGCGAGTGATGCCGATGAAGCAGGCGGTCGGCATGATCCGGAAGGAACAAGACCTTCCGTGGGTGCGCGGCGACGCGGAGCTCCTCCCGTTCCGCGACGGATCGTTCGCCGGCGCGTACGCGACGTGGGCGTTCGAGTTCGAGACGTACGAGGAGGCGGACCGGCTCCTCGGCTTCTACTTCGGCGATCGCGGTCGTAACACCGGGAAGCTCCGGTTCGCCTTCCGAGTCGGGCTGTACTTCAACAGGAGCCGCGGATCAGGCCGCTGA